GATTCTTCCGTGGCTGCTTTATTGATTCATAAAGCTATAAATAAAAATTTACGCTGTATCTTTATTGATAACGGTCTGCTAAGGAAAGGCGAAGCAGAACAGGTAAGAAGTGTTTTTAAAGACATGTACCACCTCAATTTGAGCTATGTAGATAGAAGTAAAAGATTCCTTGAACGCCTAAAAGGCATAACCGACCCTGAAGAAAAAAGAAAAATTATCGGAGATGAGTTTATCAAAGTCTTTGAAGAAGAGGCAAAAAAAACAAAAGGCGCCAAATTTTTAGGCCAAGGCACACTTTATCCGGATGTTATCGAATCCATTTCGCCAACCGGCGGCCCAAGCAGAAGGATAAAAAGCCATCATAATGTAGGAGGCCTGCCTACCCAGATGAAGCTTAAGCTCATTGAACCGCTCAGAGAAATATTTAAAGATGAGGCCCGCGAAATTGGAAGGCAGCTTGGATTACCGGAAAATATCATACAACGGCAGCCTTTTCCCGGGCCAGGCCTTGCAGTCAGGATTATTGGAGATATAACCACAGAGAGGCTTAATCTTTTACGTGAAGCGGATAAACGTGTAATCGAAGAAATATCAAAAGCCGGCCTTTATGAACAAATATGGCAATCATTTGCAGTGCTACTGCCAATTAAGAGCGTAGGTATAATGGGCGATGAGCGCACTTATGAGAATGTCGCAGCCTTAAGATGTGTTTCTAGCTTTGATGGCATGACAGCTGACTGGGTAAAACTTCCTTATGAAGTTATGGAAAGAATCTCCAATCGAATCATCAACGAAGTAAAAGGTATCAATCGGGTTGTTTACGATATCAGTTCAAAACCTCCGGCAACTATTGAGTGGGAGTAATTTATTAAGCCCTAAATCCGTAACACTAATATGATTAAGCTCTAAGCGGTAAGCCATAAGCTTATAGCTTAAAACTTACAACTTACAGCTTTCATTATGTCTCATTCCGAATTTATTCACCTCCATTTACATACGCAATACAGCCTTCTCGACGGAGCCTGCCGCATACCTGAGATATTAACCATTGCTAAAAGTTTCAAAATGGATTCCCTTGCCATTACTGACCACGGAAATATGTTCGGCGCAATTGAATTCTATATTGAAGCACAAAAAGCCGGAATTAAACCAATTATTGGCTGCGAAGTATATGTGGCCCCTAAAAGTAGGCTGGATAAAGGGGGCGGCATAGAAGATGCTGCCAACCATCTAATACTCCTGGCCCGCAATGAAGAAGGCTACCACAACCTAATGAAATTGGTATCAATCGGCTACCTAGAAGGATTTTATTACCGTCCGCGTATCGATAAAGAAGTTCTTTCCTTACACTCTCAGGGATTAATCGCCTCAAGCGCCTGCCTTAAAGGAGAAATTGCTTCGCTTATCTTACAAAAACGTTTCAACGACGCTTTAAAAACCGCTGATACTTACCAAAATATTTTTGGAAAAGGAAATTTCTATCTGGAAATACAGGGTAACTCCATACCCGAACAGCAAATAGCAAACCAAGGATTGCTCAAAATCTCTAAAGAATTAGGAATCCCATTAGTTGCTACCAACGACGTACACTATCCAACTAAAAACAAAGCCCAAGCACACGAAGCATTGCTGTGCATCCAAACTCAAACTACGCTTGATGACCCTAAACATATGCGTTTTCAAACAGAAGAATTTTATTTTACTTCTCCCGAGGAAATGAAAAAATTATTTAAAGACTTCCCCCAAGCTTTAAGTAATACTGTGGAAATCGCCAAACGTTGCAATCTAGAGTTAGATTTTGGAAAAATGCACCTACCCAAATATACTCCACCACAGGGAAAAGATAAGGAAGAGTTCCTTCTTGAGCTTTGCCAAAACGGCTTAGCGAATAAAAACTTAGAAAATTCCCCTGAAGTACAAAAACGCCTTGATCATGAATTAAGAATTATCCGTAATATGGGTTTTATCAGTTATTTCCTGATTGTTTGGGATTTTATCCATCATGCAAAAAGTCAAGGGATCCCGGTAGGCCCCGGAAGAGGGTCCGCTGCTGGAAGCCTGGTAAGTTTTCTTTTGGGCATTACAGATCTTAACCCGTTAAAATACGGCCTACTTTTTGAACGTTTCCTTAATCCAGAGCGTTTAGGCCTGCCGGATATCGATATTGATTTCTGCTATGAACGCAGGCAAGAAGTTATCGACTATGTAACCAGTAAATATGGACAGGAAAATGTAGCACAAATTATTACCTTTGGAACCATGCAGGCCCGCGCCGTAATCAGAGATGTTGGACGGGTTATGGGAATTACTTATGCCGATGTGGATCGTATCGCAAAATTAATCCCGGCAGAACTTGATATGACACTTAAAAAAGCACTTGAGAGCACACCTGAGCTAAATAACCTTTATAAAAATGATTCTCAAATAACTAAACTTGTTGATACTGCTTTATCCCTTGAAGGATTAAACCGTCATGCCTCAGTTCATGCTGCAGGAGTAATTATTGCTGACAAACCTTTAAACAATTATATGCCTATATTTAAAACTAGCGATGATCAAATCACTACTGGTTACAGTATGGGAATCCTAGAAAAAATTGGGCTGCTTAAGGTTGACTTTCTTGGCCTTCGAACCCTCACCGTCATAGATGAAACTTTAAAACTTATTAAAAAAAATTATGGTATCGAAATCGATATTGAAAAATTATCTCTTGATGATCAAAATACCTACAGATTATTAGCCTCAAGCCACACTATTGGGATATTCCAAGTTGAAAGTTCTGGTATGCGCGATTTACTTAAAAAACTTATACCTGAACGCTTCGAGGATTTAATCGCCCTTCTTGCACTTTACCGCCCCGGTCCGATTGGGTCAGGGATGCTTGACGACTTCATGAAACGCAAACATGGATTAACACCTATCAAATATGAACATCCAAAACTAGAACCTATCCTCAAAGAAACCTATGGGATTATGGTTTATCAGGAACAAATCATGCAAATTGCCTCTTCCCTTGCGGGATTTTCACTGGCCCAAGCAGATATTTTACGAAAAGCAATGGGAAAGAAAATTCCAGAAGTTATGGAAAAGGAGCGGAAAAATTTTCTTAATGGCTGTATCAAAAACTCAATTAAAGAGAGCACTGCCAGTAAGATATTCGATCTAATAGAATACTTTTCGGGTTATGGTTTCAACAAGAGCCACAGCACAGCCTACGCATTAATCTCATACCGCACCGCCTATTTAAAAGCAAATTATCCCGTGGAATTTATGAGTGCTTTACTCACTTCAGAACGTGATAATACTGATAAAATCGTCGAATATGTAAATGAATCAATCCGTATGGGTTTAAAAGTATTGCCTCCGGATATAAATGAAAGTGACATACTCTTTAAGGTAGATGATAAAAAAACCATACGCTTTGGTTTTTCAGCTATAAAAAATGTTGGCCACGGCGCCTCTGTTTCTATTGTAAAAGCCAGAGGAGACGAAAAATTTAAAACACTGGATGATCTTTGCCATCGACTCGATTTAAGATTGGCAAACCGTAAGGTCTTAGAAAGCCTTATTAAATGCGGAGCACTGGATTATTTCGGTAAATCCCGAGCCGGTATGCTAGCTAACCTAGATGTAACACTAGAGGGAGCACAAAAGGTTCAAAAAGAAAAATCAAGCGGCCAACTTTCATTCTTTGACCAAGCTATGGAAGAAACTGGGTTTAAAAAGACTGCAAATAGTTTACCTGATGTAAATGAGTGGCCCGAACCACAATTGCTTGCTTTTGAAAAAGATATGCTGGGTTTCTATGTAAGCGGCCATCCCCTTGCACGTTATGCCAAAGCACTCAAACGTTTCGTTTCCTGCTCAACCTCTAGTTTACATGAACATAAAGACCAAGATATAATTAAAATGGTTGGGCTAATCGTTAAGATAAAACACACAGTTACCCGTGCAAAACAAGAAAAAATGGCGATATTAAAACTAGAAGACCTGGAAGGTTCAGTCGAAGCGCTGGTTTTTCCTCGCACCTTTAATAAAATAAATTCTTATATTCAAGCAAACAGTATCGTGCATATCCGTGGCGTACTAGATCTTAAGGAAGAAACCCCAAAAATAATCGTCGAAGATATGCTGCCATTTGAAGAAATTTATAAATTGATTACCGCAATGAATATTAATCTATCTGGCATAAGAGAGAACATTTTTGAATCCTTAAAAACCTTACTTACCGGTTACCGAGGGAACACTCCCGTATATTTACGCCTTGATACGCCTGCAAAATCCCGTGTTCATCTGGTTGTAGGAGAAGGACTCTATGTTAGCCCTAGTGAAAAACTTATTCAGGATTTAGATGAATTATTAGGTGAGGAACGTTTATCACTAGTAATCTAGCTTTATAGAATCTGGGGGACGGTTCTATTTTTCCAACCATCTCAAAAACGAAGGAAAATAGAACCGTCCCCCAGATTTACAATTTTTCCTTGACACCCTAACTTTTTGCTGTTATTATACTTAGCAATAACATTCTGTGCTTATAATAGAACAAGTCTTATTGTAATTGTGCTGGAATTGTCCCTAAGGACAAGGAGGAATTAAGATGACGAAAAAAGATATTGTCTTAAAAGTATCCGATGATAGTAATTTAAAACAAATAGATGTTAAAGAAGTGGTGCAAAAGACCTTTGATTGCATTATCGATGCCTTAGTTAGGGGTGAAAAGATTGAATTGCGCAATTTTGGTGTTTTTAAAGTTAAACAGAGAAGGAGCCGTACAGGCAGAAATCCACGAACCAACCAGGTCATTCCTGTCCCGCCCAGAAAAGTAGTCATCTTCAAAGCTGGCTTGGAAATGAAACAGAAAATTAAGTAAACCTTTTTTAAAAACAAAAAATAACTAATGTTTAAAAGAATCCCGGGTACTAAAGACATCCTGCCTGAGGAAGCATTTTCTTGGCAGAGAATCGAAACAGAAGCACGTAAAATATTCTCACTTTATAACTATCAAGAAATCCGAACCCCGATAATCGAAGAAGCTTCCCTTTTCAACCGTACTCTTGGTACAACCGCTGAAATCGTTCAAAAACAAATGTTCCTTATCCACAAGGATAGGCCTTCCTCTACTACACCTTTTAGGAAGGGCCATATGCATAACCAAGAAGATGTCTATGCCTTGCGTCCTGAAGGCACCGCTTCAATCATACGCAGCTATCTGGAAAATAACTTAGATAAAACATCTGGTTTTTTAAAATTATATTATATCGGGCCAATGTTTCGCCTTGAACGTCCGCAAAAAGGAAGATTACGCCAATTCCATCATATTGGCTGCGAAGCAATCGGTTCACAAGATGCAGGGCTTGATGTTGAAACAATTGCTTTAGCCGTTTGCCTACTTAAGGATTTTGGCATCTCAGGTTATATAATTAAAATCAATAGCCTGGGCTGTTCAAAAGACAAACAAACCTTAAGCTTAAAGCTAAAGGAAGATCTGCAGAAAAAATCAAAGGATCTCTGCGCTGATTGCCAACAAAGGTTAAAAAATAATGTGTTAAGGATATTGGACTGTAAAAACCAAAGCTGTCAAAAAATTGTAAAAACTCTTTTTCTCAACCAATCACATCTTTGTCCGGATTGCTTATCGCATTTTAACGAAGTAAAAAAAGGCCTGGACATTTTAGGCATACCATTTCAAATCCAGGATCAGCTTGTTCGGGGCTTGGATTACTACAACCGCACAGTATTTGAAATCACGCACAATGATTTAGGTAGCCAAGATGCTATTGGCGCAGGAGGCCGTTACAATAATTTAGTTCATGAATTAGGTGGCCCTGAACTTGGGGGAATCGGTTTTGCTTTCGGTGTTGAAAGGTTACTTCTGGCAAAAGGAGCCTTAAAAGAAACTTCGCAAAAAAAATTAGTATACCTGATTACGCTAGGAGAAGCTGCAAAAAATGCCGGCATAAAAATACTGGATCAATTACGTAAATCCGATATTGCATGTGATACGGATTACCTTAATAAATCCTTAAAAGGTGCCCTACGGACTGCCAATGATTCAGGAGCAAATTTAGTTTTAATTTTAGGAGACGATGAATTAAAAAACAATACTATCACCCTTAAGGATATGTCAAAAAGTACCCAAAAAGAAGTAAAAATCGAAGACCTAACTAAGGAATTAAAATGCTAAGAACACATACCTGCGGCCAACTAACTGCTGAAGACACCGGAAAACAGATTACACTTTGCGGGTGGGTAGCTAACAGGCGCGACCATGGTAAATTAATCTTTATCGATATCCGCGACCGCTATGGCCTTACTCAAGTAGTTTTTATCCCTAAAGAATCAGGGGAGGCTTATAAAATAGCACAGGAGTTAAGAAGCGAATTTGTAATTAAATTAACGGGCTTAGTAAATAAACGTCCTGACGGAACAATTAATCCAAAATTGGCAACCGGCCAAATAGAAATTTTGGCTAAAGAGATGGAGATATTAAATCCAAGCCTTACCCCGCCATTTGAAATCCAGGATGATATTGAGATAACCGAAGAAATCCGCCTTAAATACCGTTATCTTGATTTAAGAAGAAATAAAGTTTTTAATAATCTGCTTATGCGCAGCAACCTTTATAAAGTTATCCGCAGCTATTTAGCGGATAAAGATTTTATTGAATGCGAAACACCGATACTTACCAAATCCACCCCTGAGGGCGCCCGTGATTACTTGGTCCCCTCAAGATTAAATCCCGGACAATTTTATGCTTTGCCTCAATCCCCACAATTATTCAAACAGATACTTATGGTTGCCGGAATCGAAAAATATTATCAGATTGCCAAATGTTTCCGAGACGAAGACCTGCGCGCCGACCGCCAACCGGAATTTACCCAGTTGGATATTGAAATGTCATTTATAAATGAGGAGGATATTTTTACTTTAACCGAAGGATTAATGAAATTAATTTTTAAGGAATTAAAGAATACCGATATCCCGACGCCTTTTGCACGCATAAGCTACGAAGAGGCTGCCTCAAAATATAAATCGGATAAACCTGACCTGCGGGCTGAGACAAAAACTGAGTTTGCTTTCTGTTGGGTTGTGGATTTCCCGCTCTTTAAATTCAACGCGGAAGAAAAACGGTGGGTTAGCGAGCATCATCCTTTTACCGCGCCAAACACACAAGATTTGGGTCTCCTGGATAAACTCCTGAATAAAATCAATCCTTCGACTGCGCTCAAGATTGATACTGAGGCGTGCGCCGCCGAACGTATCAAATCTCGTTCATATGATTTGGTTTTAAATGGAATGGAACTGGGCTCAGGCTCAATAAGAATCCACCGTCAGGAACTCCAAGAAAAAATTTTCGATATTATCGGAATCAAAAAAGAGGAAGCACTGGCGCGTTTTGGTTTTCTCCTGGAAGCCTTTCAGTTCGGTGCTCCTCCGCATGGAGGGGTTGCTTTTGGATTAGATAGATTATTATCCATACTTTCTGCAGAATCAAGTATTCGCGAAGTTATTACCTTTCCTAAAACTTCAGCTGCATTTTGCCCATTAACTAATGCACCATCAGATGTTGAGGATAAACAATTAAAAGAATTAAGTTTGATTATTAAAAAAGGAGGGATGTAAAATGAAAAGGTTTAAACTTGCAGGAATTTGCGTATTAACATCAACCTTGGCTTTATCCGGATGCATCGCCAGGACATACAATTTAACCCGCGACAGAGTTGATCAGGATTTGTCTTCGTCATCAGGTAACCGGGGCTATGTTATGGGACAAGCTCCCGAACCCAAAGAAAGAGCAACTACCCGCACCACTAGAGTCTTCGAGATAGAACTGGGCTTGGCTAAGAAAACTAATCAAAGCTGCCCAGCAGCTACCCCACTGGCAGCTGCTAGCACAGAAGAACCTGTACTTGTCCAAGAACAAGAAACACAAACTGAAGGCACAAATGAGAACTTTGAACAATATACCGTAGGTAAAAATGACACATTGCAAAAGATTTCTAAAAAATTCTACGGAACAACTAAAAAATGGACCAAGATTTACGAGGCAAACAAAGACGTTCTACGCGGGCCGGATAAACTCTACCCCGGTCAAACCCTAAAGATTCCTTCTACTGACGAGTTAAAAATTAAAACTGAAAAAACTACAGAACCAAAAGAAAATCTTAAATAGCCCTTAATGGATAAAATAATAAGACTGCAATCCCAAAAAGAAGCTCAAGACCTTATTGGGGCCCATGATGCCAATATTAAAAGCATAGAAGATGAATTTAAAGTTAAGCTTATCCTACGCGGGGAACACTTAAAATTAAGCGGTAGCGCAGCGAAGGTCAAAAAAGTAAGCGAATTATTGGAATTTTTAATTGCGGGGCTTCGTGCAGGAAATGAGGAGATAAGCCAAAATGATTTGGCTTATTTAATCTCCAATCTGAAAAATGGCTCAAAAACTTCACAGATAAAACAATTAGACACAGGGATTACCCGCTCCTGCGCAGGCAAACAGATTGGGCCAAAAACTACTGGACAAAGAGAATACGTTGAGGCAATCCAACAAAATGACATCGTCTTTGGTATCGGGCCAGCAGGAACAGGAAAAACTTACCTTGCTATGGCTTGTGCAGTTGAAGAGTTAAAAAAACAACAGGTGCGCCGGATAATTTTGACCCGGCCAGCAATAGAAGCAGGAGAATCATTGGGATTTCTCCCTGGAGATATGCAAGCTAAAATCTCGCCATACCTGCGGCCACTTTATGACGCCTTATATGATATGATGGATCCTGCACGTATCGAAAAATATATCGAAACCGGAATAATTGAAGTTGCCCCACTTGCCTATATGAGAGGCAGGACATTAAATGACGCCTTTATCATTCTAGACGAAGCCCAAAATTGTACTGCCGAACAGATGAAGATGTTTTTAACCCGCTTAGGTTTCGATTCCAAAGCGGTGATTACCGGAGACATGACTCAAAGTGACCTGCCCCAAGGCAAGCCCGTTGGGCTGTTCCAGGCCCAAGATATACTTAAAGAAATTAACGGAATCAAATTTATCTACTTTAGCGGTTCTGACGTAGTCAGGCACTCACTAGTACAAAGAATTATTGAAGCATACAAAAAAATCGCTCCACAATAACTTTATATGATTTTTAATAAGTAATTTTTTACCATGAAGAAATTATTCAATAAAAACAACATTAACCTGGCGGGAATAGGCATATTTATATTCTTTTTTAGTTATATTATCCATATAAATCCAGCTATACCATTTTTTTTAATCATCCTTTATATATGTTTTTACAAAAAACTTTCTGTGACTAAAAATGCGGGCCTGGCAAATTTAAGTTTTCTATACCTGATCTCATTTTTTGCCGGTTATACTTTACTCAAAAATGGAATATCGATTTATTTTGTCCCGATCACAATTGTCCCGATGCTTAGCGTTCTTCTTTTTAATAATCTTGGGGTAGCTTATTTTTTATCATTAGGAACATCTCTGTCGCTGGCAATTTTGAGCCCAGAACCATTTAAAGCTTGGCTCATCTTCATAACCTCCTCCTCCTGCGCTATACTATTGGTAAATGGAGCGCGCAAACGTACAAAAGTAATCCAAGCTGGATTTATCGCAGGGATCGCACAATTAATCAGTTTAGTCCTTCTTGAATACCTCTGGATCAATCAATCCCAAAGGTACCTAATAATCCTACTTAACGGCTTAATTTGTGGGGTAATCACCCTGGGTATCCTACCGTTATTTGAATATTTATTGCGCACAGTAACTAATATCAGCCTTCTAGAGCTAGCAGACTCTAACCAGCCAATTTTACAACGCATGACTCTTCAGGCGCCTGGTACTTACCACCACAGCCTAATCGTAGGCAATCTTTCAGATACTGCTTGTTCTGCTATAGGAGCCAACGGCCTACTAGCCAGAATAGGCGCATATTATCATGATATCGGAAAACTGAATAAACCGGAATATTTTATCGAGAATCAGGATATAAGAAAAAACGCTCATGACACTCTTTCACCAACCATGAGCAAATTAATCATCATGAACCATGTAAAAGAAGGGTTGGAGCTTGCTAAAAAATATCGTTTAAGCCCGATACTATGGGATTTTATTCAACAACATCATGGTAATAGCCTAGTTTATTACTTTTATCGAAAAGCCCTAGAAGGTAAAGAAGAGGACCAAGAAATAACCGAAGAGGGTTTTCGCTACCCTGGCCCAAAACCCACAACCCGCGAAACAGCAATCGTACTACTGGCAGACTCAGTGGAAGCAGCTACACGCTCATTAAAAAACCCTACTCCGGACAAAATTGAAGAAATGGTACACAAAATAATAAATAATAAATTTATAGACGGGCAACTTGATGAATGTGAACTCACCCTTAAAGATATTGAAAAAATATCTGGTGTTTTTAGTAAAATATTAAGCGGCATATATCACAGCCGAGTTAATTATCCCCAAGAAACCTAGGATGAACCTTACACCTTCTAATTATTAAAATATTGAAGGCGTAGGGTCTTATAATTTAAATAAGAAAGAAGGTGCGGGGTGAAAATAACCATAAAAAATCTCCAAAATAAACTACCTATCCATGCCTCAAAGATAAAAAAATTGATCCGTAAAATCGTTGAAGGGGAAAAAGTAAAAGAATCAGGCTGGATAAATATTTGTTTTGTAAATAATGCGCGTATAAAAAAATTTAACGCAAAATTTCTTAAAAATAACACCACAACCGACGTTTTGGCCTTTAATCTAGGGGACAGAAAAAAAGTAATCCTAGCTGATATCATGATTTCTACAGACAAAGCAATAAAACAAGCACATAATTTTAACACTACCTGCGATTATGAACTATTACTTTATGTCGCCCATGGGATACTCCACATACTTGGATTTGATGACCACACTAAAAGCCAAATAAAAATTATGCGAAAGAAGGAAAGTAAATATGTCGATAGATAAAGCCTGCGGCTTGGTCTTAAGTAAACGTGACTTACGAGAAACATCCATAATTGTTGATCTTTATACAAAAGAATTTGGAAAAATTAACGGAATACTAAAAGGAATCCGCACAGAACCGGAAAAATTCGCCTCAAACTTAGAACTTTTTTCATTAAACGAGATTATCTTCTACAGAAAAACTCACTCTAATCTACACCTGGTTAGTCAGGCAGATAAAATAGAAAATTTCACCGGGGTAAGAAAAAATATAGAAAGGACAACTACTGCGGGTTTTATGATGGAGCTGATTAATTCCGTAATGCAGCCTGAGGATAAAAATGAGGAAATTTTCAATTTAGCACTAGCCAGTCTCAAAGAACTTGAGACAAATTATAATCCTGAAAAAATCGCAACTATCTTTAAAATTAAAATGCTTAATCTTTCAGGATTTAAACCTCATTTTGACTCCTGTGTTTCCTGTATGGATAGAATAATGGGCCAATCTAAATTCAGCCTCTCACTCGGAGGCCTGCTTTGCCCATCCTGTATAACAAAAGATCCTACTGCTCGTGCGATATTCCGTGGCACAATTGCCACTGTTTTACATATTGAGAAAAATAGTTTTACCACCAGCCTTAATCTAGGAATCAATCCTCAGATAAAGAAGGAACTTGACTTGATTTTGAATTCATTTTTAAATTTTCACCTTGGTAAAGAACTAAAATCTCAGAAGTTGATTAACAAATTGGAATTAGCAGTAGGATAAAGGAAAGAGGATCATATGAAAATTGTTATTGTCGGGCCAGGTGCAATAGGATGCTTAATTGCAGCATTTTTGACAAAAACAAAAGAAGATGTTTGGCTTTTAGATAAAAATAAAGAAACTGCTGCAAAAATAAATGAAACAGGGATTATTTTGGAAAATTCATCAGGCTCCTGGCAGGCTAAAGTTAGAACTACAACTAACATAGAAAATATCGGTCAAGCTGACCTAATAATTATCTGCGTAAAATCATTCAATACAAAGCAGGCTACCGAACAGATCAAGCCTCTCCTGAACCAAAATACTAAAATTTTAACTTTACAAAATGGAATAGGGAATATCG
The sequence above is drawn from the Candidatus Omnitrophota bacterium genome and encodes:
- the guaA gene encoding glutamine-hydrolyzing GMP synthase produces the protein MTKQTILILDFGSQYTQLIARRIRENKVFSKIIPYNTPAKEIAALAPKGLILSGGPASVVNKKSPYPDMGIFKLGIPILGICYGMQVICELLGGKVKHTREREYGKTELFIDDNRDIFNHLPGNFSCWASHGDYVTKMPVGFHTIAHTTNTPIAAISNQKRKIYAVQFHPEVTHTEKGSQMLSNFLFKICGASGRWTMQSFIKESIENIKKNVGKDKVVLGLSGGVDSSVAALLIHKAINKNLRCIFIDNGLLRKGEAEQVRSVFKDMYHLNLSYVDRSKRFLERLKGITDPEEKRKIIGDEFIKVFEEEAKKTKGAKFLGQGTLYPDVIESISPTGGPSRRIKSHHNVGGLPTQMKLKLIEPLREIFKDEAREIGRQLGLPENIIQRQPFPGPGLAVRIIGDITTERLNLLREADKRVIEEISKAGLYEQIWQSFAVLLPIKSVGIMGDERTYENVAALRCVSSFDGMTADWVKLPYEVMERISNRIINEVKGINRVVYDISSKPPATIEWE
- a CDS encoding DNA polymerase III subunit alpha; protein product: MSHSEFIHLHLHTQYSLLDGACRIPEILTIAKSFKMDSLAITDHGNMFGAIEFYIEAQKAGIKPIIGCEVYVAPKSRLDKGGGIEDAANHLILLARNEEGYHNLMKLVSIGYLEGFYYRPRIDKEVLSLHSQGLIASSACLKGEIASLILQKRFNDALKTADTYQNIFGKGNFYLEIQGNSIPEQQIANQGLLKISKELGIPLVATNDVHYPTKNKAQAHEALLCIQTQTTLDDPKHMRFQTEEFYFTSPEEMKKLFKDFPQALSNTVEIAKRCNLELDFGKMHLPKYTPPQGKDKEEFLLELCQNGLANKNLENSPEVQKRLDHELRIIRNMGFISYFLIVWDFIHHAKSQGIPVGPGRGSAAGSLVSFLLGITDLNPLKYGLLFERFLNPERLGLPDIDIDFCYERRQEVIDYVTSKYGQENVAQIITFGTMQARAVIRDVGRVMGITYADVDRIAKLIPAELDMTLKKALESTPELNNLYKNDSQITKLVDTALSLEGLNRHASVHAAGVIIADKPLNNYMPIFKTSDDQITTGYSMGILEKIGLLKVDFLGLRTLTVIDETLKLIKKNYGIEIDIEKLSLDDQNTYRLLASSHTIGIFQVESSGMRDLLKKLIPERFEDLIALLALYRPGPIGSGMLDDFMKRKHGLTPIKYEHPKLEPILKETYGIMVYQEQIMQIASSLAGFSLAQADILRKAMGKKIPEVMEKERKNFLNGCIKNSIKESTASKIFDLIEYFSGYGFNKSHSTAYALISYRTAYLKANYPVEFMSALLTSERDNTDKIVEYVNESIRMGLKVLPPDINESDILFKVDDKKTIRFGFSAIKNVGHGASVSIVKARGDEKFKTLDDLCHRLDLRLANRKVLESLIKCGALDYFGKSRAGMLANLDVTLEGAQKVQKEKSSGQLSFFDQAMEETGFKKTANSLPDVNEWPEPQLLAFEKDMLGFYVSGHPLARYAKALKRFVSCSTSSLHEHKDQDIIKMVGLIVKIKHTVTRAKQEKMAILKLEDLEGSVEALVFPRTFNKINSYIQANSIVHIRGVLDLKEETPKIIVEDMLPFEEIYKLITAMNINLSGIRENIFESLKTLLTGYRGNTPVYLRLDTPAKSRVHLVVGEGLYVSPSEKLIQDLDELLGEERLSLVI
- a CDS encoding integration host factor subunit beta, encoding MTKKDIVLKVSDDSNLKQIDVKEVVQKTFDCIIDALVRGEKIELRNFGVFKVKQRRSRTGRNPRTNQVIPVPPRKVVIFKAGLEMKQKIK
- the hisS gene encoding histidine--tRNA ligase yields the protein MFKRIPGTKDILPEEAFSWQRIETEARKIFSLYNYQEIRTPIIEEASLFNRTLGTTAEIVQKQMFLIHKDRPSSTTPFRKGHMHNQEDVYALRPEGTASIIRSYLENNLDKTSGFLKLYYIGPMFRLERPQKGRLRQFHHIGCEAIGSQDAGLDVETIALAVCLLKDFGISGYIIKINSLGCSKDKQTLSLKLKEDLQKKSKDLCADCQQRLKNNVLRILDCKNQSCQKIVKTLFLNQSHLCPDCLSHFNEVKKGLDILGIPFQIQDQLVRGLDYYNRTVFEITHNDLGSQDAIGAGGRYNNLVHELGGPELGGIGFAFGVERLLLAKGALKETSQKKLVYLITLGEAAKNAGIKILDQLRKSDIACDTDYLNKSLKGALRTANDSGANLVLILGDDELKNNTITLKDMSKSTQKEVKIEDLTKELKC
- the aspS gene encoding aspartate--tRNA ligase; amino-acid sequence: MLRTHTCGQLTAEDTGKQITLCGWVANRRDHGKLIFIDIRDRYGLTQVVFIPKESGEAYKIAQELRSEFVIKLTGLVNKRPDGTINPKLATGQIEILAKEMEILNPSLTPPFEIQDDIEITEEIRLKYRYLDLRRNKVFNNLLMRSNLYKVIRSYLADKDFIECETPILTKSTPEGARDYLVPSRLNPGQFYALPQSPQLFKQILMVAGIEKYYQIAKCFRDEDLRADRQPEFTQLDIEMSFINEEDIFTLTEGLMKLIFKELKNTDIPTPFARISYEEAASKYKSDKPDLRAETKTEFAFCWVVDFPLFKFNAEEKRWVSEHHPFTAPNTQDLGLLDKLLNKINPSTALKIDTEACAAERIKSRSYDLVLNGMELGSGSIRIHRQELQEKIFDIIGIKKEEALARFGFLLEAFQFGAPPHGGVAFGLDRLLSILSAESSIREVITFPKTSAAFCPLTNAPSDVEDKQLKELSLIIKKGGM
- a CDS encoding LysM peptidoglycan-binding domain-containing protein — translated: MKRFKLAGICVLTSTLALSGCIARTYNLTRDRVDQDLSSSSGNRGYVMGQAPEPKERATTRTTRVFEIELGLAKKTNQSCPAATPLAAASTEEPVLVQEQETQTEGTNENFEQYTVGKNDTLQKISKKFYGTTKKWTKIYEANKDVLRGPDKLYPGQTLKIPSTDELKIKTEKTTEPKENLK
- a CDS encoding PhoH family protein encodes the protein MDKIIRLQSQKEAQDLIGAHDANIKSIEDEFKVKLILRGEHLKLSGSAAKVKKVSELLEFLIAGLRAGNEEISQNDLAYLISNLKNGSKTSQIKQLDTGITRSCAGKQIGPKTTGQREYVEAIQQNDIVFGIGPAGTGKTYLAMACAVEELKKQQVRRIILTRPAIEAGESLGFLPGDMQAKISPYLRPLYDALYDMMDPARIEKYIETGIIEVAPLAYMRGRTLNDAFIILDEAQNCTAEQMKMFLTRLGFDSKAVITGDMTQSDLPQGKPVGLFQAQDILKEINGIKFIYFSGSDVVRHSLVQRIIEAYKKIAPQ